Proteins encoded within one genomic window of Brassica rapa cultivar Chiifu-401-42 chromosome A09, CAAS_Brap_v3.01, whole genome shotgun sequence:
- the LOC103846673 gene encoding indole-3-acetic acid-amido synthetase GH3.10 produces MLGLRTLLVFCIAVVPSLMEPAEAGHADVIGWFEHVSEKACKAQRETLRRILELNSRVEYLRKWLGDVDVEEMDDDTLETLFTSLVPIVSHADLDPYIQRIADGETSPLLTQEPITVLSLSSGTTEGRQKYVPFTCHSSQTTLQIFRLSAAYRSRFYPIKEGGRILEFIYAGKEFKTPGGLTVGTATTHYYSSKEFKTKQETTKSFTCSPREVISGGDFGQCTYCHLLLGLHFSKQVEFVASAFSYTIVQAFSLFEDTWRDICADIKEGSLSSRITLPRMRKAVLALIRPNPSLASRIEEVCTELESNVGWLGLIPKLWPNAKYVSSIMTGSMLPYLTKLRHYAGGLPLVSADYGSTESWIGVNVDPQLPPEDVSFAVIPTFSYFEFIPLYRQQTHQQDLCSEGDFVEEKPVPLSQVKLGQEYELVLTTFTGLYRYRLGDVVEVTGFHNGTPKLSFIYRRKLILTINIDKNTEKDLQRVVDKASQLLSRTTHAEVVDFTSHADVKARPGRYIIYWEIRGEAEDKALEDCCREMDAGFVDHGYVVSRRMKSIGPLELRVVERGTFGKVAERCVGKCGGLNQFKTPRCTTNSVMLDILDGSTVKRFSSSAYN; encoded by the exons ATGTTGGGGTTAAGAACTCTACTGGTTTTTTGCATAGCTGTAGTGCCTTCTTTGATGGAACCTGCAGAAGCTGGGCATGCTGATGTTATTGGTTGGTTCGAGCATGTCTCGGAGAAAGCCTGCAAGGCTCAAAGGGAGACGCTGCGCCGGATTCTTGAGCTCAACTCCCGAGTGGAGTATCTGAGGAAATGGCTTGGGGATGTTGATGTTGAAGAGATGGACGACGACACCTTGGAAACTCTCTTTACTTCCTTGGTGCCTATTGTTTCCCATGCTGATTTGGATCCTTACATTCAAAGAATTGCAGATGGAGAGACTTCTCCTTTACTCACACAGGAACCCATCACTGTTCTCTCCCTCag CTCTGGAACAACAGAAGGGCGACAAAAGTATGTTCCGTTTACTTGCCATAGCTCGCAAACTACTCTTCAGATTTTCAGATTATCAGCTGCTTACAGATCAAG GTTCTATCCAATAAAGGAAGGAGGGAGGATTCTTGAGTTTATATACGCCGGGAAGGAGTTCAAGACACCAGGAGGACTGACCGTAGGAACGGCAACAACACATTACTATTCAAGCAAAGAGTTCAAAACCAAGCAAGAGACAACAAAGTCATTCACCTGCAGCCCACGAGAGGTCATCTCCGGAGGCGATTTCGGGCAGTGCACCTACTGTCATCTCCTGCTCGGTCTCCATTTCTCAAAGCAAGTGGAGTTTGTAGCCTCTGCTTTCTCCTACACCATTGTCCAAGCCTTCTCCCTGTTCGAAGACACCTGGAGAGACATATGTGCTGACATAAAGGAAGGCAGTCTCAGCTCAAGAATCACTCTCCCCAGGATGAGAAAGGCTGTGTTGGCTCTGATCAGACCGAACCCGTCTCTCGCTTCTCGTATCGAAGAGGTCTGCACTGAGCTGGAGTCGAACGTGGGATGGCTTGGTTTGATTCCGAAGCTATGGCCAAACGCAAAGTACGTCTCCTCGATCATGACGGGCTCCATGTTGCCGTATCTGACGAAGCTGAGGCATTACGCTGGTGGTTTGCCTCTGGTGAGCGCGGATTATGGGTCGACTGAGAGTTGGATCGGTGTGAACGTTGATCCTCAGCTTCCTCCAGAAGACGTGAGCTTTGCTGTGATTCCGACTTTTAGTTACTTCGAGTTTATACCGCTTTACAGGCAGCAGACTCATCAACAAGACTTGTGTAGTGAAGGTGACTTTGTTGAAGAGAAGCCTGTGCCTCTCTCTCAAGTCAAGCTCGGACAGGAGTATGAGCTTGTTCTCACCACTTTCACAG GTCTTTACAGGTACAGATTAGGAGACGTCGTTGAAGTGACCGGTTTTCACAACGGCACACCGAAGCTAAGTTTCATATACAGAAGAAAGCTCATCTTAACAATCAACATTGACAAGAACACAGAGAAAGATCTTCAGCGAGTGGTGGACAAGGCCTCTCAGCTTCTGAGCCGCACCACACATGCCGAAGTCGTCGACTTTACAAGCCACGCAGACGTTAAAGCTCGTCCCGGTCGCTACATAATCTACTGGGAGATCAGAGGAGAAGCAGAGGATAAAGCTCTTGAAGATTGCTGCAGAGAGATGGATGCTGGTTTTGTGGACCATGGTTACGTTGTGTCGAGGCGTATGAAGTCGATAGGACCGCTAGAGCTACGAGTGGTGGAACGTGGCACGTTTGGGAAAGTGGCGGAAAGGTGCGTTGGGAAATGCGGTGGCTTGAACCAGTTTAAGACTCCTAGGTGCACGACCAACTCGGTTATGCTTGACATACTTGATGGTTCTACTGTTAAGAGATTTAGCAGTTCGGCTTACAACTAA